A genomic segment from Verrucomicrobiia bacterium encodes:
- a CDS encoding sensor histidine kinase produces MLAVAFPAVGAVLWSHPETVLVCDNGKGEDILHGAVKPRDRNSAGTLYFRIKVTPISDTAAKMIKPFEAGFMLVENGVEHLGIGNTDGAMAFSALNVPTAPRKFQDFNSSVPDAPFSYEYMRAGVPRYIVWRVEYVPGQDAKVTAWLNPDLSHGMTEFNQPTNIVVHFQADATFDEFRLIHRGYGGGWKFSQMMVATSFEDLLMPHFWQRGWFVGLMMGGLLSGVAVVARLGERRRAQRQIRRLEQESAVAAERARIARDIHDEVGASLTKIGKLTELMDWKNKGEADQAAFTRSIADTARETIRAMDEIVWAINPKNDTLKEMADYFVYYAQEFLRPTGISCELDVPLEVPVIPLTAEVRHHLFMVVKEALHNAVKHAAPRRIKLALEFPARNRLSIVVSDDGCGFRPDQAAAVGNGLENMDRRMRDLGGGLQVCSQLNQGTTVTLQLSLASAP; encoded by the coding sequence ATGCTCGCCGTCGCGTTTCCCGCCGTCGGCGCCGTCCTGTGGAGCCATCCCGAAACTGTGCTCGTCTGCGACAACGGCAAGGGCGAGGACATCCTGCACGGCGCCGTCAAGCCGCGCGATCGCAACTCGGCGGGCACGCTTTATTTCCGCATCAAGGTCACGCCGATCTCCGACACGGCCGCGAAAATGATCAAGCCCTTTGAAGCCGGCTTCATGCTGGTGGAGAACGGGGTGGAACATCTCGGCATCGGCAATACGGACGGGGCGATGGCTTTTTCCGCGCTCAACGTTCCCACTGCGCCACGGAAATTCCAGGACTTCAATTCAAGCGTTCCGGATGCTCCGTTTTCCTACGAGTACATGCGGGCCGGCGTTCCGCGCTACATCGTATGGCGGGTGGAATATGTGCCCGGCCAGGACGCCAAAGTTACTGCCTGGCTCAATCCCGATCTTTCCCACGGCATGACTGAGTTCAACCAGCCAACCAACATCGTGGTTCATTTTCAGGCGGACGCGACCTTCGATGAATTTAGGCTGATCCACCGAGGCTATGGCGGTGGATGGAAGTTCAGCCAGATGATGGTGGCAACCTCCTTCGAGGATTTATTGATGCCGCATTTCTGGCAGCGCGGGTGGTTCGTCGGCCTGATGATGGGTGGGCTGCTCTCAGGCGTGGCGGTCGTCGCACGGCTGGGCGAACGGCGCCGGGCACAACGGCAAATCCGGCGGCTCGAACAGGAAAGTGCTGTCGCTGCAGAGCGCGCCCGCATCGCACGCGATATCCATGACGAAGTTGGCGCCAGCCTGACGAAGATTGGCAAGCTGACAGAATTGATGGACTGGAAAAACAAGGGGGAAGCCGACCAGGCGGCATTCACCCGCAGCATTGCCGACACCGCGCGCGAAACGATTCGTGCGATGGACGAAATCGTTTGGGCGATCAATCCAAAGAACGACACCTTGAAGGAGATGGCCGATTATTTCGTTTACTACGCCCAGGAATTTCTTCGTCCGACTGGCATCTCCTGCGAACTGGATGTGCCTCTCGAAGTTCCTGTCATTCCGCTGACAGCCGAGGTGCGCCATCATTTGTTCATGGTAGTGAAGGAGGCGTTGCACAATGCGGTGAAGCATGCTGCACCGCGCCGCATCAAGCTTGCGCTCGAATTTCCCGCAAGGAATCGTTTGTCGATCGTTGTGAGCGACGATGGGTGCGGGTTCCGTCCAGACCAGGCTGCCGCAGTCGGAAATGGACTGGAGAATATGGACCGCAGAATGCGCGACCTCGGCGGGGGCTTGCAGGTGTGCAGCCAGTTGAATCAAGGCACCACCGTAACGCTGCAGCTGTCACTGGCGTCAGCCCCTTAA
- the glk gene encoding glucokinase has product MILAGDIGGTKVNLAWFNVEGGQLVRGPEATYRSRDHDSLCAIIQRFTSDHSVPVRIGAFGVAGPIRDGRAQLTNLSWIVDAEELQRELKLDRVFLLNDLQANAYGISTLEPGEVIVLNAGSPARNGNLAIISAGTGLGQAALLWTGSEYIAIASEGGHADFAPRTDLDAELLAYLRERFVQPSWEHVLSGPGFYHVYQFLRDSGHGEEPGWLTEEFRRVDPAVAITKAGLAQTCPLCVQTLDLFVGYYGAEAANLSLKFLATGGLYLGGGIAPKIAAKLQDGSFLRSFIGQGRMKDLLGAIPVRVILNDKAALIGAARHAATRSGLL; this is encoded by the coding sequence ATGATCCTCGCTGGCGACATCGGCGGAACCAAAGTCAACCTCGCCTGGTTCAACGTGGAAGGCGGTCAACTGGTCCGCGGCCCGGAGGCGACTTACCGCAGCCGCGACCACGACAGCCTTTGCGCCATCATTCAACGCTTCACCTCTGATCACTCGGTGCCAGTTCGCATCGGCGCGTTCGGAGTTGCTGGACCCATCCGCGACGGCCGCGCTCAACTGACCAACCTTTCATGGATCGTCGATGCTGAGGAACTGCAGCGCGAACTGAAGCTCGACCGCGTTTTCCTCCTGAACGACCTGCAAGCGAATGCTTACGGCATCAGCACCCTGGAACCCGGCGAGGTCATCGTGCTCAATGCGGGAAGTCCCGCGCGCAATGGCAATCTCGCGATCATCTCCGCGGGAACGGGGCTGGGACAGGCGGCGCTGCTCTGGACCGGATCTGAATATATTGCGATCGCATCCGAAGGCGGGCATGCCGATTTCGCTCCGCGGACGGATCTCGACGCTGAACTGCTGGCTTACCTCCGCGAACGCTTTGTTCAACCCAGCTGGGAGCACGTGTTATCGGGACCCGGCTTTTACCACGTATATCAATTCCTGCGCGACAGCGGCCATGGTGAGGAACCCGGCTGGCTGACTGAAGAATTCCGGCGCGTCGATCCCGCCGTCGCAATCACCAAGGCGGGCCTCGCGCAGACCTGTCCGCTCTGCGTTCAAACCCTCGACCTGTTCGTTGGTTATTATGGCGCCGAAGCTGCAAATCTTTCCCTGAAATTCCTGGCGACGGGGGGGCTTTATCTCGGCGGCGGCATCGCTCCAAAGATCGCGGCGAAACTTCAGGATGGATCGTTTTTGCGGAGCTTCATCGGCCAGGGGCGGATGAAAGATTTGCTCGGGGCAATTCCGGTGCGCGTGATCTTGAACGACAAGGCGGCGCTGATCGGCGCTGCGCGCCATGCGGCAACGCGCTCGGGCCTTCTCTGA
- a CDS encoding prepilin-type N-terminal cleavage/methylation domain-containing protein, whose amino-acid sequence MNPISKDKCDFFSGRRNCSVRWIHRSGFTLIELLVVIAIIAILAAMLLPALSKAKRKTQQANCLSNQKQLSLAWVMYASDNSDRVVGFSTDPGAATPNWRVQADRVPDPAPADVTGNALVVWKVERGYRNGPLYPYAPNPGIMHCPGDIRATIPNHFAWTSYSGVNGFANGDTAYENLPGFIMKQSQVLHPSDRFLWVEESDSQQITVGGQLCGENVRTWDMTVGNPAINFVNARWGDSPAAFHGRSSTFSFADGHTEAHKWVSDAVIRFANSMNPRKFTITGGAEGSAAQANAKEDLYYVASHNPTVLNP is encoded by the coding sequence ATGAATCCAATCTCGAAAGATAAATGTGACTTTTTCTCTGGGCGCCGCAACTGTTCGGTACGTTGGATACACCGCAGCGGTTTCACTCTGATTGAACTGCTCGTGGTCATTGCAATCATTGCAATCCTGGCGGCAATGCTTCTTCCCGCGTTGAGCAAGGCAAAGAGAAAAACGCAGCAAGCCAATTGCCTCAGCAACCAAAAGCAACTTTCCCTGGCGTGGGTCATGTATGCGTCCGACAATTCCGACCGTGTGGTGGGATTCAGCACCGATCCGGGTGCCGCCACGCCGAATTGGCGCGTCCAAGCCGACAGGGTGCCTGACCCCGCGCCGGCGGACGTGACGGGCAACGCGCTCGTTGTCTGGAAAGTTGAGCGCGGTTATCGAAACGGTCCCCTTTACCCCTATGCGCCGAATCCCGGCATCATGCATTGCCCGGGTGACATCCGCGCCACGATTCCGAATCACTTTGCATGGACGAGTTATTCCGGAGTCAACGGTTTCGCGAATGGCGACACGGCCTACGAGAACCTTCCCGGATTCATCATGAAACAGTCGCAGGTGTTGCATCCAAGTGACCGGTTTCTCTGGGTGGAGGAATCCGATTCACAACAGATCACGGTTGGCGGCCAGCTATGCGGAGAAAACGTCCGCACGTGGGACATGACGGTGGGAAATCCGGCAATCAATTTCGTCAACGCCCGATGGGGAGATTCCCCCGCGGCGTTTCATGGGCGAAGCAGCACGTTTAGTTTCGCCGACGGCCACACCGAGGCGCATAAGTGGGTGAGTGATGCGGTGATCAGGTTCGCCAACAGCATGAACCCCCGCAAATTCACGATCACCGGTGGCGCTGAAGGATCCGCAGCCCAGGCCAATGCGAAGGAGGATCTATACTACGTGGCCAGTCATAACCCGACGGTCCTCAATCCGTAG
- a CDS encoding response regulator transcription factor, whose translation MNRNDNRQQPALVGVVIIEDGAWMRENLELEINRSEGLRCLKSYRTAEQALRGIVDDQPDVVIVDINLPGMDGVECVRHLKSIVPKAQCLMLTVYEESEKIFNSLLAGASGYLLKRSTTQELVEAIRQVREGGSPMSSSIARKIVAHFHQAGENRSDVGELSPREQQVLDLMAKGASSKEIASLLSLSIETIRMNVKHIYAKLHVHSRGEATAKYLGQFPLGFSKAAKPK comes from the coding sequence ATGAATCGAAACGACAATCGTCAGCAACCCGCGCTCGTTGGCGTGGTGATCATCGAGGATGGCGCGTGGATGCGGGAGAACCTCGAGCTCGAAATCAATCGCAGCGAAGGGTTGCGTTGCCTCAAGTCGTATCGAACCGCGGAACAGGCGCTGCGCGGAATTGTCGACGACCAGCCTGACGTGGTGATCGTTGATATCAATCTGCCGGGCATGGACGGGGTGGAGTGTGTGCGGCATTTGAAGAGCATCGTTCCCAAGGCTCAGTGCCTGATGCTCACCGTTTATGAAGAGAGCGAAAAGATTTTCAATTCGCTGCTCGCGGGCGCCAGCGGTTACCTGCTCAAGCGCAGCACGACCCAGGAACTCGTTGAAGCCATTCGCCAGGTTCGGGAGGGCGGCTCTCCGATGTCGAGCAGCATTGCGCGAAAAATCGTCGCTCACTTTCACCAGGCTGGAGAAAACAGATCGGACGTCGGCGAGCTTTCGCCACGGGAGCAGCAGGTTTTGGATCTCATGGCGAAGGGGGCATCGTCCAAGGAAATTGCGAGCTTGCTGTCTTTGAGCATTGAAACGATCCGGATGAACGTGAAGCACATTTATGCGAAGCTGCATGTTCATTCGCGCGGCGAGGCGACCGCCAAATACCTTGGACAATTCCCGCTCGGATTTTCGAAGGCGGCAAAACCAAAGTAG
- a CDS encoding ATP-binding protein, with translation MLISTKQKLRILMLEDEVRDAELVRNTLKQSGFNFQFKRVETEEEFLGALEAFRPSLILSDHGLLAFDGFAALELARKRSPEAPFIFVTGSLGEEMAIKALKSGATDFVLKHHLTTLPPAVHRALRQEEAKAERRRAEEALQSSEERYRNLVEISPDALFVARAGKIVFVNSAGLKLFDGNDPTLVVGRQAVELFHPDERDAVRARLEQVVREQRPISFTEHRALRVDGTIRSVEMAAAPLTFEGKPAAQVIVHDITERKLAEEEIRRLNSELEQRVIERTAELEEANGELEAFSYSVSHDLRAPLRHIEGFVEILKVTKSATLDDEATAHLQTISDAARQMGRLIDDLLTFSRTARAELRKSRINLNDIVSTVRRELTLDTADRDLQWKIAQLPMAEGDANLIHQVFANLICNALKYTRPRKPARIEIGSRTTAKELIVFVKDNGVGFDVRYAHKLFGVFQRLHRASDFEGTGIGLANVRRIIHRHGGRTWAEGEIDKGATFYFTLPRNPDRLRKEIPAAFSE, from the coding sequence GTGTTGATTTCAACCAAACAAAAACTTCGCATATTGATGCTGGAGGACGAGGTGCGGGATGCTGAACTGGTTCGGAACACCCTCAAGCAGAGCGGGTTTAATTTCCAGTTCAAGCGTGTGGAGACGGAGGAGGAATTCCTCGGGGCGCTCGAAGCATTCCGGCCTTCGCTGATCCTTTCGGACCACGGACTGCTGGCGTTCGACGGGTTTGCAGCCCTCGAACTCGCGCGTAAGCGATCACCCGAGGCGCCTTTCATTTTCGTGACGGGCTCGCTCGGCGAGGAAATGGCCATCAAAGCCCTGAAGAGTGGCGCGACGGATTTCGTCCTGAAACATCACCTGACAACCCTGCCTCCCGCGGTGCATCGCGCGCTGCGACAGGAGGAGGCCAAGGCGGAAAGGCGGCGTGCAGAGGAGGCGCTGCAGTCGAGCGAGGAGCGATACCGCAACCTGGTCGAGATTTCACCTGACGCGCTGTTTGTGGCACGGGCAGGAAAGATCGTCTTTGTGAACAGCGCGGGCCTCAAGCTGTTTGACGGCAACGATCCAACACTTGTGGTGGGCAGGCAGGCGGTTGAATTGTTCCATCCCGATGAACGGGACGCGGTGCGGGCACGGCTGGAACAGGTTGTGCGCGAGCAGCGCCCCATTTCGTTCACCGAGCATCGAGCCTTGCGGGTCGATGGGACGATCCGTTCCGTCGAGATGGCGGCGGCCCCTCTGACGTTTGAAGGCAAGCCTGCGGCGCAGGTGATCGTTCACGATATCACGGAGCGGAAGCTGGCGGAGGAGGAGATTCGCCGGCTCAACAGCGAACTGGAGCAGCGGGTGATCGAGCGGACGGCGGAACTGGAGGAGGCGAATGGGGAGCTGGAAGCGTTCAGTTATTCGGTGTCGCACGACCTGCGTGCTCCGTTGCGGCACATTGAGGGATTTGTCGAGATTCTGAAGGTAACCAAGAGCGCCACGCTGGATGACGAAGCGACAGCGCACCTGCAAACCATCTCGGATGCCGCGCGGCAAATGGGCCGCCTGATCGATGACCTGCTGACCTTTTCGCGCACGGCGCGCGCGGAACTGCGGAAGTCGCGCATCAATTTGAACGACATCGTTTCCACCGTGCGCCGCGAATTGACGCTCGACACAGCTGACCGGGACCTTCAATGGAAGATTGCCCAGTTGCCGATGGCTGAAGGCGATGCGAACCTGATCCATCAAGTGTTTGCCAACCTGATTTGCAACGCGCTGAAATACACCCGCCCGCGCAAGCCGGCGCGAATTGAAATTGGTTCGCGCACGACCGCCAAGGAACTGATTGTGTTCGTAAAGGATAATGGCGTCGGTTTCGATGTGCGTTACGCACACAAGTTGTTTGGGGTGTTCCAGCGGCTGCATCGGGCGAGTGATTTTGAAGGAACGGGAATTGGCCTCGCGAACGTGCGGCGGATCATCCATCGTCACGGCGGCCGCACGTGGGCCGAGGGTGAAATCGACAAGGGCGCGACGTTTTATTTCACGCTGCCGCGGAATCCGGATCGGCTGCGAAAGGAAATCCCGGCCGCGTTTTCGGAATAG
- a CDS encoding hemolysin family protein yields the protein MSQIALEIAIIFLLLLANGVFAMAEIAVVSARKTRLRRLAEQGHDNARIALELAESPNRFLSTVQIGITLVGIFAGAVGGATLASKLAVPIGQISFLASHADKFAFGIVVAVLTYFSLVLGELVPKRLGLSNPENIAMLVARPMNWVARVAGPVVNFLSFSTEGLLRLIGFKPEKEVTVSEEEVRVMMQEGVRAGAFNKVESHIVHSALELDKLPVREIMTPRPKVIWLNQNDDHEQVWHKIVVSGHSHFPVYEGNRDRTVGVVAVKAIYANLAAGAGVNLKDLMTPPLIVPETQTVLQLVETFKQAGKHIALVTDEFGSMAGLVTLIDVMEAIVGEFPSQGERAKPEAKRRDDGSWLIDAMIDLEAVEKALPGFKFGLDAYTEYQTLAGFVVKTFGRVPREGETFESQGYVFEVLDMDRHRVDKVLVMPKR from the coding sequence ATGAGCCAGATTGCGTTGGAAATCGCCATCATATTCCTGCTGCTGCTCGCAAACGGCGTGTTCGCCATGGCCGAAATAGCCGTCGTGTCGGCCAGGAAGACCCGATTGCGACGGCTCGCCGAGCAGGGCCATGACAATGCGCGAATTGCGCTCGAGCTTGCGGAGTCGCCGAATCGCTTTCTTTCCACCGTGCAGATTGGAATCACACTTGTCGGCATCTTTGCAGGCGCAGTCGGCGGCGCGACGCTCGCATCGAAGCTCGCCGTGCCGATCGGCCAGATTTCGTTCCTTGCCAGCCACGCCGACAAATTCGCGTTTGGCATTGTCGTGGCCGTTCTCACTTACTTCTCGCTGGTGCTGGGGGAACTCGTGCCAAAGCGATTGGGCCTCAGCAACCCTGAAAACATAGCGATGCTGGTTGCGCGCCCGATGAACTGGGTTGCCAGGGTCGCGGGTCCTGTTGTGAATTTCCTCAGCTTTTCCACGGAAGGTTTGTTGCGCCTGATTGGATTCAAACCCGAAAAGGAAGTGACGGTTTCGGAAGAGGAGGTTCGCGTCATGATGCAGGAAGGTGTGCGTGCGGGCGCCTTCAACAAGGTGGAAAGCCACATCGTCCACAGCGCACTCGAGCTGGATAAATTGCCTGTGCGGGAAATCATGACGCCGCGCCCCAAGGTGATCTGGCTGAACCAGAACGACGACCACGAACAGGTCTGGCACAAGATCGTCGTGAGCGGCCATTCGCATTTTCCAGTGTATGAAGGCAATCGCGATCGCACGGTGGGCGTGGTGGCGGTGAAAGCGATTTATGCGAACCTCGCCGCGGGCGCCGGGGTGAACCTGAAGGACCTGATGACGCCGCCGCTCATTGTGCCGGAAACGCAAACCGTGTTGCAGTTGGTCGAAACCTTCAAGCAAGCCGGGAAACACATCGCGCTGGTCACTGACGAGTTCGGCAGCATGGCGGGACTGGTGACGCTGATCGATGTAATGGAAGCGATCGTGGGTGAATTTCCGTCGCAGGGCGAACGCGCCAAGCCCGAGGCGAAACGGCGCGACGATGGTTCGTGGCTGATTGATGCGATGATCGATCTCGAAGCGGTGGAGAAGGCGTTGCCTGGATTCAAGTTCGGACTGGATGCCTACACGGAATATCAAACGCTCGCTGGATTTGTCGTGAAAACCTTCGGCCGGGTTCCACGCGAGGGTGAAACCTTCGAGTCGCAGGGTTACGTCTTTGAGGTGCTCGACATGGATCGCCACCGCGTGGACAAAGTACTCGTGATGCCGAAGAGGTAG
- a CDS encoding ATP-binding protein: MGGATLRTVLQALAEFTLFDAPTGTATLGDIKSPLVIKKEIRVLMIEDTAPDVLLINHELRKAGLRFRSRRVETRDSFLHELEHHTPDVILSDHGVPGFDGFAALAEARDRCPDVPFIFVSGGPDGRTVEETLKSGADDYVLKQNLHLLAPAIERVLRDADTRARHRQLESALLDAEEHLRLVSAELKEYSAFMLDRDGRVATWNPGAEQMLGFEPNEILGEHYSRLFPPESRTEGRPAFLLEEAQRKDRGEESGKRCRKNGESFSASHAVVVVRSEGGQLRGFLSIVRDLSPRAAATEPGMEDLDRSDADAKYKELETFTHSVAADLRMPLRHIESFSEVLLKTATDRLDGKSCSYLKSISQAAHKMSKLIDDLFTFSRIGQTDMYRLHLSLADIVKEVIHDLRPEWEGRSVEWKIHDLPEVEGDPVMLWLVLTNLVSNALKFTRPRETAVIEISATRGKSETEVCVRDNGVGFDPQRAQKLFQVFERLHGNEFEGTGVGLVNVRRIVERHGGRVWAHARESEGAAFYFSLPGA; encoded by the coding sequence GTGGGCGGCGCAACGCTGCGCACTGTTTTGCAGGCGCTTGCAGAGTTCACCCTATTCGATGCGCCCACAGGGACAGCTACTCTGGGCGATATCAAAAGCCCGCTGGTCATAAAAAAGGAAATCCGCGTTTTGATGATTGAGGACACGGCTCCTGATGTGTTGCTGATCAATCACGAACTGCGGAAGGCGGGGCTGCGTTTTCGTTCCCGGCGCGTTGAGACGCGCGATTCCTTCCTGCACGAACTGGAACATCATACCCCCGACGTCATCCTTTCCGACCATGGCGTGCCCGGGTTTGACGGCTTCGCGGCGCTTGCTGAAGCGAGGGATCGTTGCCCCGACGTGCCTTTCATATTCGTATCGGGCGGCCCGGACGGGCGCACAGTGGAGGAAACGTTGAAGAGCGGGGCGGATGATTACGTTCTGAAACAGAATCTTCATCTGCTGGCGCCCGCGATCGAACGCGTGCTGCGCGATGCTGATACGCGCGCACGGCATCGGCAGCTCGAATCCGCCTTGCTGGATGCGGAGGAACATTTGCGGTTGGTATCGGCGGAACTCAAGGAATACTCGGCTTTCATGCTTGATAGGGACGGCCGGGTGGCGACCTGGAATCCGGGCGCGGAACAAATGCTCGGCTTCGAGCCCAACGAAATCCTTGGCGAACATTACAGCCGTTTGTTTCCACCCGAATCGCGAACCGAGGGACGTCCGGCGTTCCTGCTTGAAGAGGCGCAGCGGAAAGATCGCGGGGAAGAAAGCGGGAAGCGATGCCGCAAGAACGGGGAATCATTCTCCGCCAGCCATGCCGTGGTGGTGGTGCGCAGCGAAGGCGGCCAGCTGCGCGGCTTCCTGTCCATCGTTCGAGACCTGTCTCCCCGGGCGGCTGCCACCGAACCCGGAATGGAGGATTTGGACCGCAGTGATGCGGACGCGAAATACAAGGAACTCGAGACGTTCACCCATAGTGTCGCTGCCGACCTGCGCATGCCGTTGCGGCACATCGAAAGTTTTTCGGAGGTTTTGCTGAAGACCGCCACAGACCGGCTTGACGGGAAAAGCTGCAGCTATTTGAAATCCATTTCCCAGGCGGCGCACAAGATGAGCAAACTCATCGACGACCTGTTTACGTTCTCGCGCATTGGCCAGACGGACATGTATCGGCTGCACCTGAGCCTGGCTGATATCGTGAAGGAGGTGATTCACGATCTACGGCCCGAGTGGGAGGGGCGGAGTGTGGAATGGAAGATCCATGACCTTCCAGAAGTGGAGGGCGATCCCGTGATGCTTTGGCTGGTGCTCACCAACCTGGTGTCCAATGCGCTGAAGTTCACGCGTCCGCGGGAGACGGCGGTCATAGAGATCAGCGCGACGCGCGGGAAATCTGAAACGGAAGTGTGCGTGCGCGACAACGGCGTTGGGTTCGATCCGCAGCGGGCGCAGAAGTTGTTCCAGGTTTTTGAACGTCTGCACGGCAATGAGTTTGAAGGCACGGGAGTGGGGCTGGTGAACGTCCGCCGGATCGTTGAGCGCCATGGCGGGCGCGTCTGGGCACACGCACGCGAATCAGAGGGGGCGGCGTTCTATTTTTCGCTGCCGGGCGCGTAG
- a CDS encoding AI-2E family transporter → MTQPNENAGPASEQESFWSRNQLSAVVLLAATILLLIGCFLVTKPFLPALAWAVALAIIGEPAYRWIKKHVRKPGLAAALSVVLVSLVIAAPVALMLQAVISKASSTVRSLQSGELQKSIEKAAESNPRFGQAWDWVKKEGGAKAILEQAAPAGNAVVKPTVGGTIWSLVTFLITLFMLFYFWRDRSVFIDYIRDFLPLTDRETNQVFNRFRDTVHASIYGTLVVATLQGVLGGLMFWWLGLPAPLLWGFAMGLLSVIPVLGAFVIWIPAAVFLAVQGDWTKAVILTVWGTVVVGLIDNLLYPVLVGKKLRLHTVPVFIGIVGGLMVFGAAGLVLGPVLLALTDAVLCIWRSRTANGKTADAVTNATAARKA, encoded by the coding sequence ATGACTCAACCCAATGAAAACGCCGGACCGGCATCAGAGCAGGAAAGCTTCTGGTCGAGGAACCAGCTTTCTGCAGTCGTCCTCCTGGCCGCAACAATCCTGCTCCTGATCGGATGTTTCCTCGTCACCAAACCGTTTCTTCCAGCGCTCGCGTGGGCCGTCGCGCTCGCGATCATTGGAGAGCCGGCATACCGATGGATCAAAAAGCACGTTCGAAAGCCAGGACTCGCAGCGGCGCTCTCTGTCGTGCTGGTGTCGCTCGTGATCGCAGCTCCGGTCGCGCTCATGCTGCAGGCAGTGATCAGCAAGGCATCATCCACCGTGCGATCGCTGCAATCGGGCGAATTGCAGAAGTCGATCGAGAAAGCCGCGGAGTCCAATCCGCGCTTCGGCCAGGCGTGGGATTGGGTGAAGAAGGAGGGCGGGGCGAAAGCCATTCTCGAACAGGCAGCGCCTGCCGGGAATGCCGTAGTGAAGCCGACTGTCGGAGGAACGATCTGGAGCCTGGTGACGTTCCTGATCACGTTGTTCATGCTGTTTTATTTCTGGCGCGACCGCTCGGTGTTCATCGATTACATCCGGGATTTCCTGCCGCTGACGGACCGCGAAACCAACCAGGTGTTCAATCGCTTCAGGGACACGGTGCACGCCAGCATTTACGGAACCCTCGTGGTGGCAACGTTGCAAGGCGTGCTGGGAGGCTTGATGTTTTGGTGGCTGGGCTTGCCCGCTCCGTTGTTGTGGGGCTTTGCGATGGGCCTGCTCTCCGTGATTCCAGTGCTGGGCGCCTTTGTAATCTGGATTCCCGCGGCCGTGTTCCTCGCGGTGCAGGGCGATTGGACGAAGGCAGTGATCCTGACTGTTTGGGGAACGGTCGTGGTGGGATTGATCGACAACCTTCTGTATCCCGTTCTGGTCGGAAAAAAACTCCGACTGCACACTGTGCCCGTGTTTATCGGCATCGTTGGCGGCCTGATGGTTTTCGGCGCCGCCGGCCTGGTCCTCGGACCCGTGCTTCTCGCGCTCACAGATGCCGTGTTGTGCATCTGGCGCAGTCGAACTGCGAACGGAAAGACTGCTGATGCAGTTACCAACGCGACCGCTGCCAGGAAGGCCTGA
- a CDS encoding DUF2243 domain-containing protein, protein MNTTTSGFKPLIRSGIFLGIGLGGFFDGIVFHQLLQLHSMMTARLPKDTVANVEVNMFWDGLFHAFTWTMSVIGLILLWRAVTRHRVPLSTKCFVGSMLLGWGLFNFIEGLIDHHILHLHHVVERLGVSVFDYAFLGSGVILILVGWAMVRTGKKDENLLAAAHATRAGAH, encoded by the coding sequence ATGAACACAACGACTTCAGGATTCAAGCCGCTTATTCGTTCGGGAATCTTCCTCGGCATTGGGCTGGGCGGGTTCTTTGACGGGATCGTATTTCATCAATTGCTCCAGCTTCACAGCATGATGACGGCACGGCTTCCGAAGGACACCGTCGCCAATGTTGAAGTGAACATGTTCTGGGACGGATTGTTTCACGCGTTCACCTGGACGATGTCCGTGATCGGGCTGATCCTGCTGTGGCGCGCTGTGACCAGGCACCGCGTGCCGCTTTCGACAAAATGTTTTGTGGGTTCGATGTTGCTCGGATGGGGCCTGTTTAATTTCATCGAAGGATTGATCGACCATCACATTCTTCACCTGCATCACGTGGTGGAGCGGTTGGGCGTTTCGGTCTTTGACTACGCTTTCCTGGGTTCAGGCGTGATTCTGATCCTGGTGGGATGGGCGATGGTTCGGACCGGAAAGAAAGATGAGAATCTCCTCGCAGCAGCTCATGCCACGCGCGCGGGCGCGCATTAA